ctaactgaccttcaggctgggcccccttagcccataacaaggttacagatatatagaaacattggggtaacagtcaccctgctatagttccaggggtacccagggcacaaataagcactcaccccaaatccccccctaactgaccttcaggctgggcccccttagcccataacaaggttacagatatatagaaacattggggtaacagtcaccctgctatagttccaggggtacccagggcacaaataagcactcaccccaaatccccccctaactggccttcaggctgggcccccttagcccataacaaggttacagatatatagaaacattggggtaacagtcaccctgctatagttccaggggtacccagggcacaaataagcactcaccccaaatctcccccacAATTTAGGTGCCTTGCAGAAGACACATATCAGTCAGTGCCAGGTACTTACCTTGAGGCCTGACCTGAGGCAGCAGCTCATTACACACATCCCTGGTAGCAAAGAAGTTGGTTTGCAGCGTGACATTAGCCTGGGTGCCAAATGGGGTTGGATCAGTACCTGACGATGATAAAAAAGACAGAATGAGAACAATGATGAGGTACAGTTAGGCCTGTATAGAGGCCACAGAGGCCTGGGTGTAGACCAACAATCTAGCCTTTCCACTTATTTAGGTGCCAAGAGGCTGGCAATCCTTTATTTGGTGCCAGAGTTAAATTAAGGACAGACACAGGTCCATTTGAGAAGCACTGCTGCCTGGTGCAACTTCCAGAGCTGGGGTGCCAGTGTTGGTGGCTTTTTCAGCTCACTATCGCCACCTCCTGTCCAGCTCCATATTACCAGCTGTGTTGGACTCTTAAGGAGCCCAAACAGGGTGAGATTCAAGCTGTCAgtttgagtccttcagactgatctGGCATCTTATCTGCtaatgtatggggccccccaacGGGCCTCCTCTATCTGACTGACAATTGGCCAGGTGTCAAATAGGCAGGtgtgattttcccatcagattggggaccacattggcccattgatgcagtcctcggccCAACGGCTCCTATGTCCGTccttgtaatttgatcatttggccctagagcctAACCatagaattagcccaatatttaCCACCTTAGGCGGGCATATCGGTAAAAGATCCGCTTGTGTGGCGAgtatgtatggacagctttaaacTGGGCTCTATATCTCTAAAGGTTGGTCCCCAGACAGCAGAGGAGGGGCCCAAAGCTCCAGGATATCTGGCTGCTGTTCCACAGAGACGTTCTAATACATAAGGTAATATTTCCATATGCAGAAATAAAGGGGTCCTTCTCCTAAGGGTGTCAGGGTTCCAGATAGTTGATAAAGCCAAGATTATTCTGCACCTGATGCGACTaatacagataataataatataaaataatccttattggatgtaaaacactcctatttggtttatttaatggttaaatgtttcccttttctctgtaataataaaacagtacctgtacttgatcccaactaagatataattaacccttattgggggcagaacagccctattgggtttatttaatggttaaatgattcccttttctctgtaataataaaacagtacctgtacttgatcccaactaagatataattaccccttattgggggcagaacagccctatttggtttatttaatggttaaatgtttcccttttctctgtaataataaaacagtacctgtacttgatcccaactaagatataattaccccttattggggcagaacagtcctattgggtttatttaatggttaaatgattcccttttctctgtaataataaaacagtacctgtacttgatcccaactaagatataattaccccttattgggggcagaacagccctattgggtttatttaatggttaaatgattcccttttctctgtaataataaaacagtacctgtacttgatcccaactaagatataattaccccttattgggggcagaacagccctattgggtttatttaatggttaaatgattcccttttctctgtaataataaaacagtacctgtacttgatcccaactaagatataattaccccttattgggggcagaacagtcctattgggtttatttaatggttaaatgattcccttttctctgtaataataaaacagtacctgtacttgatcccacctaagatataattaatccttattggatgtaaaacggtcctattgggtttaattaatgttttattgattttttagtagccttaaggtatggagatccaaattacagaaagatcccctatctggaatacccttggtcccgagcattctggataaggggtcctgtacctgtataatgcCAACCCAATGCAGCAAGGCAATCCAGCCTGTACTGAGCTAAACCCCTTCAATTGCtgtaaaactacaattcccagcaatcCCTGGAAGCACAGAGCTGAAAAATAATCATATCATATTCATCTCTTTGCCGACAGTTGTAGAATTGGCACTTTGCTCGCTACAATCTGGACAACTTTTGGTCACAcccaggtccccccccccccccatttacacACCAACTGGCTCCAACCACAGCGCCTTTCCAATAGCAATTTATTTGCCCTGGGCAATGGAACAGCCCTCGGGAAGTAACTGGAAAAGCCCACAGACCATATAAAGCAAGTCACTTTATGGCAGTGGTTCCACAATTGGCACTGCCTTTAGCACTGGGGCCATGAGTTCAATAACAGCCAGGGAACTATCTGCAGAGAGTCAGttacaatacaaataataataattcagtgaAGGTGAAGTTCGAGCTTAAAGGGCAAACGCTGTCACAGAAACAAGAAATGCAGGTAATTCTGGGTCCAATGCGCCAATGAAGTGTTATGTTTTAGTTAACCAATCATTATCCTCGGCTGAGGCGTCAGCTGACATAAAGATCCCGTCCAGAAGCACTGGGAATAAATCAgcccaactgcaaagttgcttttaTTACTTTTGTCTAAAATGTCTAACTGCAAACACAAGGGGCCCCATAATGCTAAGGGGggaaattgtattattattattatttatttataaagcgccaacatatcccgcagcgctgtacaataagtgggttccatacatgggacatacagagtaacatataaagcaatcaataaccgatacaggaggtgaagagggccctgcccaaaagagcttacactctacaagagtaAGTGATATTAGAAAGCGTAAGGTGATTACAGTATCAGTAAATACCGGGAACTTCTTTCCATCTGACCCCGGAGTCAGGTCACACACTGCTCTGTAATGGGACGTTGCTATAGACACACTGTAGCAACACCTGCCAGACTCCCCCAAGGAACTCAATGCTGTCTCCCTGAAACACTGCTCCTGGGGGGCACTTACCTTTAAATGCAATGCCAGCGTTGTTAATGAGCACATCGATCCCCccatacttctcctttaagaaactccCCAGGGCCCTAATGCTCTGCAGGTCATTGATATCCAGCTGGTGGAAGTGGGGGGACAGCCCTTCCTGCTCCTTCAGGGCCCGGACTGCTTCTTCTCCCAACTTGGGGTCCCTGGCCGTCAGGTACACGTCTCCCTTGAACTGTTTGCAGAGGGCTCTCACTATGGCCAGCCCGATGCCTTTATTGCCCCCTGTGACTACTGCCACCTTTGCACTGGCCATGCTGTTAATATAGTTTATAAGTACAGTGGCTGCAGCCTGAGTCGCTCTCCCACAGCAGCTCCTGTTATAGTGACACTCACTCCCCTCCCTCTGGGAACGCAGCCAGTGTAGCGGCGTCTCTCCGCCTCCAGGGCCCCAGTGCCCATCCCCAGTGCCCATAGCTTCCAGGCTTTGTActaaacagcgccacctgctgcatGAAGGCGAAATAACCCTGTGCGCTTTTTCCCCAGtgccccttaaagtgatactgacacgaaaagacttcaaaaaaatgtcaaaatatgaatatacatataggtcttgcaaagacagtgttatgatatatgtaaaaaaaatatttactttctggtgtcagtatctctttaattccCAGGGACAGTCGCTCATTTCCaatcagaaagcagttctaatgagcaGTTCTAATCTGCAGAgggtattactattattaacatttatttataaagcgccaacatatcccgcagcgctgtacaataagtgggttacatacattgaacatacagagtaacatataaagcaatcagtaaccgatacaagaggtgaagagagccctgcccaaaagagcttacaatctactttattattattattattattattattaacatttatttataaagtgccaacatatcccgcagcgctgtacaataagtgggttacatacatgggacatacagagtaacatataaagcaaccaataaccgatacaagaggtgaagagagccctgcccaaaagagcttacactctacaaggagaaagggttgagacacaaggtgtgggaatgggcagattacccattgtacagtgctgcgggatatgttgacgctttataaataaatgttaataataataatactgcttTCATTAGCAGTGACATTTAAAAATACTGGAATGTATATCATTAGGCagcattttcattttgggtttatatcccctttaaccctttaaaggtGTAGCCCCAGTGGTACCAAGGGATGAATCGGTGCAGCCGTATTTACACAGTAGAATAGGCCTGGGCTTGCTGTGTGTGCATGTAGCGGCTGGCAGCTGATTGGCAGATTGAAGCTATTGTCTGGGAAATCCTTATTCTGACctaacatgctctgtgctgcctgtgctctcatGTCAGCGTGACTCAGCCTTTCCCTCATGTCGCTCTTCCAGTCTCACTTTAGAAAAACCCGTAGAACTAATTGGTATAAACGAACCCATATGCACtgctgttgtatgtatgtatgtataactttatttataaagcaccacaaggatacgcagcgctgtacaatcttacagtatacacaattacacacagggaggacaagtgttataacaaatacaataaatatatataaatacacagggagtaagggccatgtggtatgagacacagtaggaaggaggtccccgtagagcttacaatctaagtctgtGAATGGAGGATTCCATATGGTCTTCTGCCACGGTGCCTTTTTCtgaatgtgtcacatggtatatcCCAATCAGTGAGGGTAAAACACATTTAGATCTGAGGAACATCTTCatacagcccctaagtttgctcatagcctgtacagagagataccataaaactatggcacatagggattcccctgtactaagcacaattcagcaggaacagccccctaagtttgctcatagcctgtacagagagataatatAAAACTATTTCTGATAACTGAAATAtcaaagggattcccctgtactaagcacaattcagcaggaacagccccctaagtttgctcatagcctgtacagagagataccataaaactatggcagcatagggatacccctgtactaagcacaattcagcaggaacagccccctaagtttgctcatagcctgtacagagagataccataaaactatggcacatagggattcccctgtactaagcacaattcagcaggaacagccccctaagtttgctcatagcctgtacagagagatgccataaaactatggcagcatagggattcccctgtactaagcacaattcagcaggaacagccccctaagtttgctcatagcctgtacagagagataccataaaactatggcagcatagggattcccctgtactaagcacaattcagcaggaacagccccctaagtgtgctcaaagcctgtacagagagataccataaaactatggcagcatagggatacccctgtactaagcacaattcagcaggaacagccccctaagtttgctcatagcctgtacagagagataccataaaactatggcacatagggattcccctgtactaagcacaattcagcaggaacagccccctaagtttgctcatagcctgtacagagagatgccataaaactatggcagcgtagggattcccctgtactaagcacaattcagcaggaacagccccctaagttagctcatagcctgtacagagagataccataaaactatggcagcatagggattcccctgtactaagcacaattcagcaggaacagccccctaagtttgctcatagcctgtacagagagataatatAAAACTATTTCTGATAACTGAAATATCAGAGGGAATGATGGCGCTCTAACTACCATTTAGATGTGCTTGCTGTATGTACATGTACCAGTCAGTAGATTGGAAAGGAGAATAAGTTGCAGATGCTTCTTGTTGCTGTTgcgcctgtgctgcctgtgctgcctgtgctctcaatGCTGTGTCACCGTGACTCAGGCTTTTCCTTCAGTTGACCTGCAAGTTAGTTATGTTATATAAAGGAATGAACTATAACAACACTGTGGGCGTTGGTATCTGTGCAGGCAAAATCATACTGAATGCTTGTGTACAGTAGCCCTgggtttctatatatataatgtttctatatatatgtaaccttgttatgagctaagggggcccagcctgaaggccagttagggggggatttggggtgagtgcttatttgtgtcctgggtacccctggaactatagcggggtgactgttaccccaatgtttctatatatctgtaaccttgttatgggctaagggggcccagcctgaaggccagttaggggggggatttggggtgagtgcttatttgtgccctgggtacccctggaactatagcagggtgactgttaccccaatgtttctatatatctgtaaccttgttatgggctaagggggcccagcctgaaggccagttagggggggagatttggggtgagtgcttatttgtgccctgggtacccctggaactatagcagggtgactgttaccccaatgtttctatatatctgtaaccttgttatgggctaagggggcccagcctgaaggccagttgggggggggggagatttggggtgagtgcttatttgtgccctgggtacccctggaactatagcagggtgactgttaccccaatgtttctatatatctgtaaccttgttatgggctaagggggcccagcctgaaggccagttagggggggatttggggtgagtgcttatttgtgccctgggtacccctggaactatagcagggtgactgttaccccaatgtttctatatatctgtaaccttgttatgggctaagggggcccagcctgaaggccagttagggggggatttggggtgagtgcttatttgtgccttgggtacccctggaactatagctgggtgactgttaccccaatgtttctatatatctgtaaccttgttatgggctaagggggcccagcctgaaggccagttagggggggatttggggtgagtgcttatttgtgccctgggtacccctggaactatagcagggtgactgttaccccaatgtttctatatatctgtaaccttgttatgggctaagggggcccagcctgaaggccagttagagggagatttggggtgagtgcttatttgtgccctgggtacccctggaactatagcagggtgactgttaccccaatgtttctatatatctgtaaccttgttatgggctaagggggcccagcctgaaggccagttaggggatgatttggggtgagtgccctgggtacccctggaactttaTTACCACAGTCTGTAGATAATCTAACAAAGATTTAAAGACTGGCCCCCCAGCTGTTGAGCGCTGCACCTCCCCAACAGGCAAAGACTGACATCCAGGGTTTCAGCCAATTATTGAGTCACACACTGTTtagtaaattatgtttttatttctaatgaaaataaaataagagAACATTTTTGGCAGATAGAGGGATATATGGTCTTGGGTACTTAAGGCAGGTTTTTTAATAAGAACATACAGGTTAGGAATGAGCAGCCGGAGTGGGGGGACTTTACCAATTTACCACGGCACAACTTTCTTCCCACGGCACAACTTTTTTATCACTCACCAACTCCCCATGGGGAGAATGTGCATTGTTGGGCAGGAGAGCTAAATACACAGGGGTCTCTGCACCTTCATCTGGGGTTTTGGGGGCTTTGGACCCAGCCATGTCAGTCCTCACCCACCCCGGGCAGCAGGCGTTGAGCAGAATCCCATCATCTTTCCTCTTCTCATTCAGCTCCCTGGCTTGGATTCGGGACAGTACAGTCACCCCGATTTTGGACACCCCATAAGGTGTGTCCGGCCACCCTTGTTCCTGAAGGGCTCCCTTCTTGGCATCTTCTACAAACTTCTCCATGAGGGTCACCAACTCCTCCTCTGTGATGGTGTCGCTGCGGAACACCTTCTGCAGTTCTGGGCTACAGCGCCCGAGGGCCATGTAACTCGCAATGCTGGACACATTAACCACCCGACCTAAGGGAAAGGAACAGAGAAAGCAAGGACTGTCTAGGGGGCACCGTCTGGTTCCCAATCAATTGATAAGATGATAATGAGGAGTAGATATATGTACAACTATCTGCAGGCACTGAAACACCAAATAAAACCAGACAtagtatattttataataattacaAATCTCACATTTTGGTGCAAATTTTGACTCTTCCTGATCTATAATTCCTTGGTTCCCAGAAGATCTGGGAATATGTTTGGCTTCAGGGTTGTGTGAGTCCAATAAGGTTGTAGGAGCAACACACACATTGTATAGTTATCAGCCCAATACTCAGGGTCTGTGCTGGAAATGTGTCCTGTTGCCAACCAAGACTCcaactcccacaatgcattgtgattctccctctctatactggactgggggggggggggggggtacatttcctttaatgtttaTACTTACAATTAAATCTGCATTCATTGTGTAAAATTGGatttgggtttacttcccctttacctGTAAAATTAAACTGTTCCTCAGATCAGCACTGCTCTGCATTGTTtattgcaagaaataacaaaatatactttatttgctTACATTAATACcacaggcacatatatatatgtgcgcCGCCCCTTtaaactcagcagtaaagtgagactaaTGGTAggaaagacactaaggggcacatttagaaaagcacgaacgctcgagtgttcatgcgaacgctcctagcatattttcgccatttttttcgggcgtccgcacgactttttcgtacagcgcacgactttttcggacgtttgcacgaaaaaatc
This sequence is a window from Xenopus tropicalis strain Nigerian chromosome 2, UCB_Xtro_10.0, whole genome shotgun sequence. Protein-coding genes within it:
- the cbr1.2 gene encoding carbonyl reductase [NADPH] 1, with amino-acid sequence MASAKVAVVTGGNKGIGLAIVKALCKQFKGDVYLTARDPKLGEEAVRALKEQEGLSPHFHQLDINDLQSIRTLGSFLKEKYGGIDVLINNAGVAFKVDDTTPIGTQAEVTLKTNFFATRDVCNELLPLIKPHGRVVNVSSIASYMALGRCSPELQKVFRSDTITEEELVTLMEKFVEDAKKGALQEQGWPDTPYGVSKIGVTVLSRIQARELNEKRKDDGILLNACCPGWVRTDMAGSKAPKTPDEGAETPVYLALLPNNAHSPHGELVSDKKVVPWEESCAVVNW